The genomic segment CTCTTTAGTCCCCAAGGGGGGCGCTGCGTGGGGGACGCCATGAGCGATCCCGAAGATGCCAGCGGCTACAGCGCCGCAGACGCCGTCAGCCGCGAATTCATCCACGATCCACAGCTGCGGGGGTTGCTCGACAACACTGGCAAGGTCGCCGAGATCCGGGTGGACGACTACGACGCCATTCTGGTCGCGGGGGGGCAGTCGCCGATGTTTTCGTTCGAACAGGCGACAGATCTGCACGACACCTTCGTCGCCTTCCATCAGGCGGGCAAAATCGCCGCCGCCCTGTGCCACGGCAGCGCCATCCTCGCCTTCGCCAAACTGCCCGACGGGCGGTATCTGGCCGAAGGAAGGCAGGTCACCGGTTTTGCCAACGCCGAGGAGGATGCAGCCGAT from the Proteobacteria bacterium CG1_02_64_396 genome contains:
- a CDS encoding type 1 glutamine amidotransferase domain-containing protein produces the protein MNTQATPATRRIAIVLANPAISTTTGWPVGFWWSELTHPYRVLREQGYEVDLFSPQGGRCVGDAMSDPEDASGYSAADAVSREFIHDPQLRGLLDNTGKVAEIRVDDYDAILVAGGQSPMFSFEQATDLHDTFVAFHQAGKIAAALCHGSAILAFAKLPDGRYLAEGRQVTGFANAEEDAADQATWSYGLLPQGQHVMPWRIEDRLKGLGADFVQGEPWGPFAVRDGNLITGQQNNSGEATARLIAAALEEAGGRS